Proteins co-encoded in one Pseudomonadota bacterium genomic window:
- a CDS encoding GIY-YIG nuclease family protein: MYYVYALISELDGKFYIGHTSDVEKRLKMHNAGYVVATKHRRPLKLFGTKAFRTKQEATKKEYWLKRQKDIEAAFRMFGKSRARSSVG, encoded by the coding sequence ATGTACTATGTTTATGCTTTAATCAGCGAGCTGGACGGGAAGTTCTACATTGGACATACATCAGATGTTGAAAAAAGATTGAAGATGCACAATGCAGGATATGTGGTTGCTACGAAGCATAGAAGGCCTCTCAAATTGTTTGGAACAAAGGCTTTTAGAACGAAGCAGGAAGCTACTAAAAAAGAATATTGGCTTAAGCGCCAAAAGGATATTGAAGCAGCATTTAGAATGTTCGGTAAGTCCCGGGCCCGTAGCTCAGTTGGTTAG